The following are from one region of the Nocardioides marmotae genome:
- a CDS encoding ABC transporter permease — protein MAESPRATGPRRDSSRSDKLIDVVSRYGTIASLVACIAIFSLLKPDVFATSQNFFNILNQVSILGIIALGLTVALVQGLFDLSLAGMATLGGFLACKWLADGTIGSPAVAVIAVMALALVIGAFNGVVVAYGGVSAFIVTLAVGSILTGVVLGISDSQTILSGIPDGFLIMGQGEIGPVPAPVVFLAVVAIVLYVFLEQTQLGRHMYAIGGNAETARLSGIPVRRYALLALGISAACAALGGMIVAANLGVGRPQGVGDTYLLDSFAAAFIGASTLRPGRFHILGTVIGVLLIGVINNGLSIMGVETFWQYAVRGIILLLAVFAASFLVMRRR, from the coding sequence GTGGCCGAGTCGCCCCGCGCGACCGGCCCCCGGCGGGACTCGTCGAGGAGCGACAAGCTCATCGACGTCGTCAGCCGCTACGGAACCATCGCCAGCCTGGTGGCGTGCATCGCGATCTTCAGCCTGCTGAAGCCCGACGTCTTCGCGACCAGCCAGAACTTCTTCAACATCCTCAACCAGGTCTCGATCCTCGGCATCATCGCGTTGGGGCTGACCGTCGCCCTGGTGCAGGGGCTCTTCGACCTCAGCCTGGCCGGCATGGCCACGCTGGGTGGCTTCCTCGCCTGCAAGTGGCTGGCCGACGGAACCATCGGCAGCCCGGCGGTCGCCGTCATCGCGGTCATGGCGCTCGCGCTGGTCATCGGCGCCTTCAACGGCGTCGTCGTGGCGTACGGCGGGGTCTCGGCGTTCATCGTCACCCTCGCCGTCGGCTCGATCCTGACCGGTGTCGTGCTCGGCATCTCGGACTCCCAGACCATCCTGTCCGGCATCCCCGACGGCTTCCTCATCATGGGCCAGGGCGAGATCGGCCCGGTCCCCGCACCGGTCGTCTTCCTCGCCGTGGTCGCGATCGTCCTCTACGTCTTCCTCGAGCAGACCCAGCTCGGCCGGCACATGTACGCCATCGGCGGCAACGCCGAGACCGCCCGCCTCTCGGGCATCCCGGTGCGCCGCTACGCCCTGCTCGCGCTGGGCATCTCCGCGGCCTGCGCTGCCCTCGGCGGCATGATCGTGGCCGCCAACCTGGGCGTCGGCCGGCCGCAGGGCGTCGGCGACACCTACCTGCTCGACTCCTTCGCCGCAGCCTTCATCGGGGCGTCCACGCTGCGGCCCGGGCGGTTCCACATCCTGGGCACCGTCATCGGCGTGCTGCTGATCGGCGTCATCAACAACGGCCTGTCGATCATGGGCGTGGAGACCTTCTGGCAGTACGCCGTCCGCGGCATCATCCTGCTGCTCGCCGTCTTCGCCGCCAGCTTCCTGGTGATGAGGCGCCGATGA
- a CDS encoding LLM class flavin-dependent oxidoreductase, which produces MKYGYMPDTHGGPYDQPMPDRERAAAFAEHLMNEAVATEVAGFDGAFVPERHARTETMWPDPLMALMAMAMRTTRVQLGTCVLQPAYYNPTHLAEQAALVDVASRGRLVLGIGSGYHQGYFDHFGEPFDQRLGRFRESVRFLRRAWEGERFDWEGQHWQMRDVLVNPAPYQPGGPPMWFAGTTEVAVRRAAREGDGLVLLGFYDPLPERRRIVDLYRAEAERAGRKPVVVQLLDGFVADTFEHARDTFGDLWVDEIAYYLKWGMIGWSETIRSMADVTFENLRQYMVVGSPADAAETLGRFRDEMGLGDDDWVVLRSRLPQGPSFEETLGSIDRFGTQVRPLLG; this is translated from the coding sequence ATGAAGTACGGATACATGCCCGACACCCACGGCGGGCCCTACGACCAGCCCATGCCCGACCGCGAGCGGGCGGCCGCCTTCGCCGAGCACCTGATGAACGAGGCCGTCGCCACCGAGGTCGCCGGCTTCGACGGGGCCTTCGTACCGGAGCGGCACGCCCGCACCGAGACCATGTGGCCCGACCCGCTGATGGCTCTGATGGCGATGGCCATGCGAACGACGCGGGTGCAGCTGGGCACGTGCGTCCTCCAGCCGGCGTACTACAACCCCACCCACCTCGCCGAGCAGGCGGCGCTGGTGGACGTGGCGAGCCGGGGCCGGCTCGTCCTCGGGATCGGCTCGGGCTATCACCAGGGATACTTCGACCACTTCGGCGAGCCTTTCGACCAGCGCCTCGGGCGCTTTCGCGAGTCGGTCCGCTTCCTACGTCGCGCCTGGGAGGGCGAACGCTTCGACTGGGAGGGGCAGCACTGGCAGATGCGGGACGTCCTGGTGAACCCAGCGCCGTACCAGCCGGGCGGACCGCCGATGTGGTTCGCCGGGACCACCGAGGTGGCGGTGCGCCGCGCGGCTCGCGAAGGTGACGGCCTCGTCCTCCTGGGGTTCTACGACCCGCTCCCGGAACGTCGGCGGATCGTCGACCTCTATCGCGCCGAGGCGGAGCGAGCGGGCCGGAAGCCGGTGGTGGTCCAGCTGCTCGACGGCTTCGTCGCCGACACTTTCGAGCACGCCCGCGACACCTTCGGGGATCTCTGGGTCGACGAGATCGCCTACTACCTGAAGTGGGGGATGATCGGCTGGTCCGAGACGATCCGGTCGATGGCGGACGTGACGTTCGAGAATCTCCGGCAGTACATGGTGGTCGGCAGCCCGGCCGACGCCGCCGAGACGCTCGGGCGCTTCCGCGACGAGATGGGTCTCGGCGACGACGACTGGGTCGTCCTACGGTCCCGGCTCCCCCAGGGTCCCTCCTTCGAGGAGACGCTCGGGTCGATCGACCGGTTCGGCACGCAGGTGCGGCCGCTCCTGGGATGA
- a CDS encoding metallophosphoesterase, whose translation MAHHVQLGQHPDPTHTIAHVSDPHLLAGGARQYGVVDPEAGLRLALDRLTRLPHSPDALVFTGDLTDLAEPAAYERLRALVEPAAEAMDAQVVWVMGNHDERPAYSRLLFGEESDAPQDRTYDVRGLRVVVLDTTVPGYHHGELADEQLTWLAGVLAEPAPHGTLLALHHPPIPVPMLRAAQVIELADQHRLAEVVAGTDVRSILGGHFHFTTYSTFAGIPVSVASASCYTSDPAPLHRFVSGIDGHQAMTMVHVYDDRVVQTVVPLADAPEVSGVAATVVAQLEALSAEERRELLSRKDSPFNRGELADEFGRW comes from the coding sequence GTGGCCCACCACGTCCAGCTCGGCCAGCACCCGGACCCCACCCACACGATCGCGCACGTGAGCGACCCGCACCTGCTCGCCGGCGGCGCGCGGCAGTACGGCGTGGTCGACCCCGAGGCCGGCCTGCGGCTGGCCCTCGACCGGCTCACCCGCCTGCCGCACTCCCCCGACGCGCTGGTCTTCACCGGCGACCTCACCGACCTCGCCGAGCCGGCGGCGTACGAACGGCTGCGGGCGCTGGTCGAGCCGGCCGCGGAGGCGATGGACGCCCAGGTCGTGTGGGTGATGGGCAACCACGACGAGCGCCCGGCCTACTCCCGGCTGCTGTTCGGCGAGGAGTCCGACGCCCCGCAGGACCGCACGTACGACGTCCGTGGCCTGCGCGTGGTCGTCCTCGACACCACGGTGCCGGGCTACCACCACGGCGAGCTCGCCGACGAGCAGCTGACCTGGCTGGCCGGCGTCCTCGCCGAGCCCGCCCCGCACGGCACGCTGCTCGCCCTGCACCACCCGCCGATCCCGGTCCCGATGCTGCGCGCCGCCCAGGTCATCGAGCTCGCCGACCAGCACCGGCTGGCCGAGGTGGTCGCCGGCACCGACGTCCGGTCGATCCTCGGCGGGCACTTCCACTTCACGACGTACTCCACCTTCGCCGGCATCCCGGTCTCGGTGGCCTCGGCGAGCTGCTACACCTCCGACCCGGCCCCGCTGCACCGGTTCGTCTCCGGCATCGACGGCCACCAGGCGATGACCATGGTCCACGTGTACGACGACCGGGTCGTGCAGACCGTCGTCCCGCTCGCCGACGCCCCGGAGGTCAGCGGCGTCGCCGCCACCGTCGTCGCGCAGCTCGAGGCGCTGAGCGCCGAGGAGCGGCGCGAGCTGCTCAGCCGCAAGGACTCGCCCTTCAACCGCGGCGAGCTCGCGGACGAGTTCGGTCGCTGGTAG
- a CDS encoding acetoacetate decarboxylase family protein: MGYRRTPEEVAAVRATLADVEFVGGESLSVDFLTRPEIVRDILPAELDPGAEPRLTVQVSRWRSNCVGDFAASAVYVSASHAGVAGDYVLTMFMDDDVPLLFGRDLYGEPKKIGTSTLWRNDGHMSGVLERHGHRLVEIEADLGPDRGPVEVLGRNFNVKYELEPGGGALAGPPTLMMAEFGQRTTVVRKGPATLRLTGTVHDPLDELEVVELRDAVYVETGMKATCVPLGAMDADAFLPLALGRSDYWPALGTARLPG; this comes from the coding sequence GTGGGTTACCGCCGCACCCCCGAGGAGGTCGCCGCCGTCCGGGCGACCCTCGCCGACGTCGAGTTCGTCGGCGGGGAGTCGCTCAGTGTCGACTTCCTGACCCGCCCCGAGATCGTCCGCGACATCCTGCCGGCCGAGCTGGACCCCGGCGCCGAGCCGCGGCTGACCGTGCAGGTCAGCCGGTGGCGCAGCAACTGCGTCGGGGACTTCGCCGCGTCGGCGGTGTACGTCAGTGCCAGCCATGCCGGCGTCGCCGGTGACTACGTGCTGACCATGTTCATGGACGACGACGTCCCGCTGCTCTTCGGCCGCGACCTCTACGGCGAGCCGAAGAAGATCGGCACCTCGACGCTGTGGCGCAACGACGGCCACATGAGCGGGGTGCTGGAGCGGCACGGGCATCGGCTGGTCGAGATCGAGGCCGACCTCGGGCCCGACCGCGGGCCGGTGGAGGTCCTGGGGCGCAACTTCAACGTCAAGTACGAGCTCGAGCCCGGAGGCGGTGCGCTCGCCGGGCCGCCGACGCTGATGATGGCGGAGTTTGGCCAGCGCACGACGGTGGTGCGGAAGGGACCGGCGACCCTGCGGCTCACCGGCACGGTCCACGACCCGCTCGACGAGCTCGAGGTGGTGGAGCTCCGCGACGCGGTGTACGTCGAGACCGGCATGAAGGCGACCTGCGTGCCCCTCGGCGCGATGGACGCCGACGCCTTCCTTCCGCTGGCGCTCGGCCGCTCCGACTACTGGCCGGCCCTCGGCACGGCGCGCCTGCCGGGCTGA
- a CDS encoding SDR family NAD(P)-dependent oxidoreductase, with product MTTSSTPTPVPGNPRSVAFDLGDHRVWVTGASRGLGRAMALGFAAAGARVALTARSADAVRDVAQEIEELGGKPLVLVGSVSDSGAVTAAVEAIRDSWGGLDALVNCAGVSPIFKRAELVDDEEWRHVLDVNVTGSFLCAREAGKLMLQAGGGAVVNISSIHGQVGMERMAAYSASKGAVDALTRTLALEWAERGVRVNTLSPGYFETDMTEALRGHSKWRGHLLSKIPMGRFGVPEEIVSAALFLASDASGFMTGSNMVVDGGWTAA from the coding sequence ATGACCACCTCCTCCACCCCGACGCCCGTCCCGGGCAATCCCCGGTCGGTCGCCTTCGACCTCGGTGACCACCGCGTGTGGGTCACCGGTGCCAGCCGCGGACTCGGCCGTGCGATGGCCCTCGGGTTCGCCGCTGCCGGCGCCCGGGTCGCCCTGACCGCGCGGTCCGCGGACGCCGTCCGGGACGTCGCCCAGGAGATCGAGGAGCTCGGCGGCAAGCCGCTCGTCCTCGTCGGCTCGGTCTCCGACAGCGGGGCCGTCACCGCCGCCGTCGAGGCGATCCGCGACAGCTGGGGCGGGCTGGACGCGCTGGTGAACTGCGCGGGCGTCAGCCCCATCTTCAAGCGCGCCGAGCTCGTCGACGACGAGGAGTGGCGCCACGTGCTCGACGTCAACGTGACCGGGTCGTTCCTCTGCGCCCGCGAGGCCGGCAAGCTCATGCTCCAGGCCGGCGGCGGCGCGGTCGTGAACATCTCCAGCATCCACGGCCAGGTCGGCATGGAGCGGATGGCGGCGTACTCCGCCAGCAAGGGAGCCGTCGACGCGCTCACCCGGACCCTCGCGCTGGAGTGGGCCGAGCGCGGCGTGCGGGTCAACACGCTGTCACCGGGCTACTTCGAGACCGACATGACCGAGGCCCTGCGCGGCCACAGCAAGTGGCGCGGCCACCTGCTCTCCAAGATCCCGATGGGCCGCTTCGGCGTCCCCGAGGAGATCGTCTCCGCGGCGCTCTTCCTCGCCTCCGACGCCTCGGGGTTCATGACCGGGTCGAACATGGTCGTCGACGGCGGGTGGACGGCCGCATGA
- a CDS encoding nitroreductase family protein produces MTTAPEAGLWEALYTTRAMRRMRPDPVPVEVQARIMDAAVRAPSGGDTQAWRFLLVDDREVLARLAGPYREAVALLWRGHYAAQVAAAEADPDAPSSVRFRKLRASVQHLADHFEDVPLLFFAFSRNDRDGSSTYPAVWSAMLAARAQGVGSAMTNVLDVFRPDTTKALLGVPPDRGWTLAATVAMGYPMGRWGVAPRRPAHEVTYRNHWGEPAGFDTSVPLWSPEEGA; encoded by the coding sequence ATGACCACCGCGCCGGAGGCCGGGCTCTGGGAAGCGCTCTACACGACCCGGGCCATGCGCCGGATGCGGCCCGACCCGGTGCCGGTGGAGGTGCAGGCCCGGATCATGGACGCCGCCGTCCGGGCCCCCAGCGGTGGGGACACCCAGGCCTGGCGGTTCCTGCTGGTGGACGACCGCGAGGTCCTCGCCCGGCTCGCCGGCCCGTACCGCGAGGCGGTCGCGCTGCTGTGGCGCGGCCACTACGCCGCCCAGGTGGCCGCCGCGGAGGCCGACCCGGACGCGCCGTCCTCGGTGCGGTTCCGCAAGCTGCGCGCCAGCGTCCAGCACCTCGCGGACCACTTCGAGGACGTCCCGCTGCTCTTCTTCGCCTTCTCCCGCAACGACCGCGACGGCAGCTCGACCTACCCGGCCGTGTGGTCGGCGATGCTCGCGGCGCGCGCCCAGGGCGTCGGCAGCGCGATGACCAACGTGCTCGACGTCTTCCGGCCCGACACCACCAAGGCCCTGCTCGGCGTCCCGCCGGACCGCGGGTGGACGCTCGCGGCGACCGTGGCGATGGGCTACCCGATGGGTCGCTGGGGCGTCGCGCCCCGCCGGCCGGCGCACGAGGTCACCTACCGCAACCACTGGGGCGAGCCGGCCGGCTTCGACACCTCCGTCCCGCTGTGGTCGCCGGAGGAGGGCGCGTGA
- a CDS encoding zinc-dependent alcohol dehydrogenase, translating to MSDPLGAVLHAPHDVRTEPLAQPPVGPTDVLLDVEACGVCGSDLASYAHGHYVEPGQVMGHELSATVAVAGEALIGLEVGTRVAVRPMRSCGTCAYCLAGDTHLCGATAGRSLGYGAQGAFAQQLHLPEVEVGRDVVPVPPGTDPFDLLWAEPLAVALHAVRLAGGTDNTRVLVTGAGAVGLTVAAAALAQGVAVHVVEPVEHRRGAAARLGATVTAPGDPVGDAPYDALLDASGVPAAVTAALPLLAPTAPVVLVGLNDAPVPWPVGAHRVTGSFGYVDADFAAAVDLIVSGGVALGDLVTHRYPLAQAGRALDAPRPEDHVVKAAIVPRA from the coding sequence ATGTCCGATCCGCTGGGGGCCGTGCTGCACGCCCCGCACGACGTCCGGACCGAGCCGCTCGCCCAGCCGCCGGTCGGTCCGACGGACGTGCTGCTCGACGTCGAGGCCTGCGGCGTCTGCGGCTCCGACCTCGCCTCCTACGCCCATGGACACTACGTGGAGCCGGGCCAGGTGATGGGCCACGAGCTCTCGGCCACCGTCGCGGTCGCCGGCGAGGCGCTCATCGGCCTCGAGGTCGGGACCCGCGTGGCGGTGCGCCCGATGCGCTCGTGCGGCACCTGCGCCTACTGCCTGGCGGGCGACACCCACCTCTGCGGCGCCACCGCCGGGCGCTCACTGGGTTATGGCGCCCAGGGCGCCTTCGCCCAGCAGCTGCACCTGCCCGAGGTGGAGGTCGGCCGGGACGTCGTCCCTGTGCCGCCGGGCACCGACCCCTTCGACCTGCTGTGGGCCGAGCCGCTCGCCGTCGCGCTCCACGCGGTGCGGCTCGCCGGCGGCACCGACAACACCCGGGTGCTGGTCACCGGCGCCGGCGCCGTCGGGCTGACCGTCGCCGCGGCAGCGCTCGCCCAGGGCGTCGCCGTCCACGTCGTCGAGCCCGTCGAGCACCGCCGCGGCGCCGCCGCCCGGCTCGGCGCGACGGTCACCGCTCCCGGCGATCCGGTCGGTGACGCGCCGTACGACGCCCTCCTGGACGCCTCCGGCGTCCCGGCTGCGGTCACCGCGGCGCTCCCGCTGCTCGCGCCGACCGCCCCGGTCGTGCTCGTCGGGCTCAACGACGCGCCCGTGCCGTGGCCCGTCGGCGCCCACCGGGTCACCGGGTCCTTCGGGTACGTCGACGCCGACTTCGCCGCCGCGGTGGACCTCATCGTCTCCGGCGGCGTCGCGCTCGGCGACCTGGTCACCCACCGCTACCCGCTCGCCCAGGCCGGTCGCGCCCTCGACGCGCCCCGGCCCGAGGACCACGTCGTCAAGGCCGCGATCGTCCCGCGCGCCTGA
- a CDS encoding SDR family NAD(P)-dependent oxidoreductase produces the protein MNDHRPRVVVVAGGARAGGMGRAIAESFLRLGDTLVLSDVGAPLASHPDYEVAPPDHLAAAAAELGVLGTVTAVPCDVTDEEQVTALFDAAVAEHGRVDVLVNCAGLAIGLSPVTELSLADWKVNLEVMATGAFLCAREAARRMVPQGSGRIITIASQAGKTGQPLLAAYSAAKFAVIGLTQSMAAELGEHGVTVNAICPGTIDTPLLAVKGGVYETFSGAAGRTEEDYRRRLARQIPARRFGTPEDVAAAAVYLASEGASFVTGEALNVTGGQEMH, from the coding sequence ATGAACGACCACCGTCCGCGGGTCGTCGTCGTCGCCGGCGGGGCCCGGGCCGGCGGGATGGGGCGAGCCATCGCCGAGTCCTTCCTGCGGCTCGGGGACACCCTGGTCCTCTCCGACGTCGGCGCCCCGCTCGCCAGCCACCCCGACTACGAGGTCGCGCCGCCGGACCACCTGGCGGCCGCCGCCGCGGAGCTCGGCGTGCTCGGGACGGTCACCGCCGTCCCGTGCGACGTGACCGACGAGGAGCAGGTGACCGCGCTCTTCGACGCGGCGGTCGCGGAACACGGCCGGGTCGACGTGCTGGTGAACTGTGCCGGCCTGGCGATCGGGCTCTCCCCGGTCACGGAGCTGTCGCTGGCCGACTGGAAGGTCAACCTCGAGGTCATGGCGACCGGGGCGTTCCTCTGTGCCCGGGAGGCGGCGCGTCGGATGGTGCCGCAGGGGAGCGGCCGGATCATCACCATCGCCTCGCAGGCCGGCAAGACCGGCCAGCCGCTGCTGGCGGCGTACTCCGCCGCCAAGTTCGCCGTCATCGGGCTGACCCAGTCGATGGCCGCCGAGCTCGGCGAGCACGGCGTGACGGTGAACGCGATCTGCCCGGGCACCATCGACACGCCGCTCCTCGCGGTCAAGGGCGGCGTGTACGAGACCTTCTCGGGTGCGGCCGGCCGCACCGAGGAGGACTACCGCCGTCGGCTCGCCCGGCAGATCCCGGCCCGTCGGTTCGGCACCCCGGAGGACGTCGCCGCCGCGGCGGTCTACCTCGCCTCCGAGGGCGCCTCCTTCGTCACCGGCGAGGCACTCAACGTCACCGGCGGACAGGAGATGCACTGA
- a CDS encoding sugar ABC transporter ATP-binding protein, protein MTTPNEPGRETASRPGPLLRVRDAVKDYPGTRALDHMDFSLDAGEVHALLGENGAGKSTLIKALAGAIALTSGTVEIDGTQVEIRNPQRAQALGISVVHQHGNLVPELSVTENVLMVEGLGRRVGVLVDWRRAHRRTRELLDRVGLPDLDPRREVKSLGPHEQAMVAVAKALASNARVIILDEPTTSLQPAEVDILFAQMRRLAEEGIGFVFVTHRLNEVFKVCDRITVMRDGALVGTWQAADLDHDRLVDQLVGAEKAIAHDAFTATAPAREVVLEVRDLRGDVLRGVDLQARAGEVLGVASLPGEGAGEVVESLYGMRRSQGEVLVEGTARKIRNPQQAVAAGMALVPRDRLAQGLVSDLSVRENVTLASTRSYRTDPVLRIMRRGRERSEVAEVMAQLSLKSSGLESEVRTLSGGNQQKVVIGRWLLRRAKVYLLDSPTAAVDVHTKAEIYGLARNLADNGAAVVFTSTELEEFVRVCDRVLVLHDGEVVGELAGDEITVNSIMRLSFGRKSV, encoded by the coding sequence GTGACGACACCGAACGAGCCGGGGCGGGAGACCGCCTCCCGCCCCGGCCCGCTCCTGAGGGTCCGCGACGCGGTCAAGGACTACCCAGGCACGCGGGCGCTCGACCACATGGACTTCTCGCTCGACGCCGGCGAGGTGCACGCCCTCCTCGGGGAGAACGGCGCCGGCAAGTCGACCCTCATCAAGGCCCTCGCGGGGGCCATTGCGCTGACCTCGGGCACCGTCGAGATCGACGGCACGCAGGTCGAGATCCGCAACCCGCAACGCGCCCAGGCCCTCGGCATCTCGGTGGTCCACCAGCACGGGAACCTCGTGCCGGAGCTCTCGGTCACCGAGAACGTCTTGATGGTCGAGGGGCTCGGACGGCGCGTGGGCGTGCTCGTCGACTGGCGGCGCGCCCATCGCCGCACCCGCGAGCTGCTCGACCGGGTCGGGCTCCCCGACCTCGACCCGCGCCGCGAGGTCAAGAGCCTCGGCCCCCACGAGCAGGCGATGGTCGCCGTTGCGAAGGCGCTGGCCAGCAATGCCCGGGTGATCATCCTCGACGAGCCGACGACCTCCTTGCAGCCCGCCGAGGTCGACATCCTGTTCGCCCAGATGCGCCGGCTCGCCGAGGAGGGCATCGGCTTTGTCTTCGTCACGCACCGGCTCAACGAGGTGTTCAAGGTGTGCGACCGGATCACCGTCATGCGCGACGGCGCGCTGGTGGGGACCTGGCAGGCCGCCGACCTCGACCACGACCGCTTGGTCGACCAGCTCGTCGGGGCGGAGAAGGCGATCGCCCACGATGCGTTCACCGCGACCGCCCCTGCTCGCGAGGTCGTCCTGGAGGTGCGCGACCTGCGCGGCGACGTGCTGCGCGGGGTCGACCTGCAGGCGCGGGCCGGGGAGGTCCTCGGCGTCGCCAGCCTGCCCGGCGAGGGCGCGGGCGAGGTCGTCGAGTCGCTCTACGGCATGCGCCGCTCGCAGGGCGAGGTCCTCGTCGAGGGCACGGCCCGCAAGATCCGCAACCCGCAGCAGGCCGTCGCGGCCGGGATGGCGCTGGTGCCCCGCGACCGCCTCGCCCAGGGGCTGGTCAGCGACCTGTCCGTCCGAGAGAACGTCACGCTCGCCTCCACCCGGTCCTACCGGACCGACCCGGTGCTGCGGATCATGCGTCGAGGGCGCGAGCGCAGCGAGGTGGCCGAGGTGATGGCCCAGCTGAGCCTGAAGAGCAGCGGCCTCGAGAGCGAGGTCCGCACCCTGTCGGGCGGCAACCAGCAGAAGGTCGTCATCGGCCGGTGGTTGCTGCGCCGGGCCAAGGTCTACCTGCTCGACTCGCCCACCGCTGCGGTGGACGTCCACACCAAGGCCGAGATCTACGGCCTGGCCCGCAACCTCGCCGACAACGGCGCCGCGGTCGTCTTCACCTCCACCGAGCTCGAGGAGTTCGTGCGGGTGTGCGACCGGGTCCTCGTGCTGCACGACGGGGAGGTCGTCGGCGAGCTCGCCGGCGACGAGATCACCGTCAACTCGATCATGCGACTGTCCTTCGGGAGGAAGAGTGTCTAG
- a CDS encoding NAD-dependent epimerase/dehydratase family protein, translating into MRRMVVAGASGVVGSALVDVLAGEEDWSLVALSRREPELEVTPDPAWYQHLAVDLQDKDQVARAVGSLGPVTHLAYAALYEKPGLVDGWTAADQMAVNDEMFRNLLAPLAAAGALEHVTLLQGTKAYGAHLHPIPVPARERAPRDDHANFYFLQEDHLKATAARAGFAWTVLRPQLIVGGALGAAMNLVPVIGAYGAICREAGLPFAFPGGASYVWEAVDARLVAEAAAWAATAPAAAGEIFNLTNGDVFEWRDLWPALADALGLAPGPDHRREMATFLPSHAETWRHVVERHGLRRLSLADVLGESHHYADLCFNLGDLDEVFPRFLSTIKIRQAGFASCRDTEDTMRHWLDVLVRRSILPAPTR; encoded by the coding sequence ATGAGGCGCATGGTGGTCGCAGGGGCGAGCGGCGTGGTGGGATCGGCGCTCGTCGACGTCCTGGCGGGAGAGGAGGACTGGTCGCTCGTCGCGCTCTCGCGCCGTGAGCCCGAGCTGGAGGTCACCCCGGACCCGGCGTGGTACCAGCACCTGGCGGTCGACCTGCAGGACAAGGATCAGGTGGCGCGAGCCGTCGGATCGCTCGGGCCGGTGACGCACCTGGCGTACGCGGCTCTGTACGAGAAGCCCGGGCTGGTCGACGGCTGGACCGCGGCCGACCAAATGGCGGTCAACGACGAGATGTTCCGCAACCTGCTCGCCCCGCTCGCCGCCGCTGGTGCGCTTGAGCACGTGACGCTGCTGCAGGGGACCAAGGCGTACGGCGCGCACCTGCACCCGATCCCCGTGCCCGCCCGCGAGCGTGCACCGCGCGACGACCACGCCAACTTCTACTTCCTGCAGGAGGACCACCTCAAGGCCACCGCCGCGCGCGCCGGCTTCGCCTGGACGGTCCTGCGCCCGCAGCTCATCGTCGGCGGCGCCCTCGGCGCCGCGATGAACCTCGTGCCGGTGATCGGTGCCTACGGCGCGATCTGTCGCGAGGCGGGGCTGCCTTTCGCCTTCCCTGGCGGCGCGAGCTACGTGTGGGAGGCCGTCGACGCCCGCTTGGTGGCCGAGGCCGCGGCGTGGGCCGCGACGGCGCCCGCCGCCGCGGGTGAGATCTTCAACCTCACCAACGGCGACGTCTTCGAGTGGCGCGACCTGTGGCCGGCGCTTGCCGACGCGCTAGGCCTGGCGCCTGGCCCCGACCACCGTCGTGAGATGGCGACGTTCCTGCCGTCCCACGCCGAGACCTGGCGGCACGTGGTGGAGCGCCACGGGCTGCGTCGGTTGAGCCTGGCGGACGTGCTGGGGGAGTCCCACCACTACGCGGACCTCTGCTTCAACCTCGGCGACCTCGACGAGGTCTTCCCCCGGTTCCTCTCGACCATCAAGATCCGCCAGGCGGGCTTCGCGTCGTGCCGCGACACCGAGGACACGATGCGCCACTGGCTCGACGTGCTGGTCCGGCGGAGCATCCTGCCAGCGCCCACGCGCTGA
- a CDS encoding acetoacetate decarboxylase family protein — protein sequence MSSRDQRVSLPVSMPIAAPLYPPPPYEFRAARQTWVVYEADAAGLAAYLPAGVEPDSDPATCAAWACHYPTSTFGPYLEAYLVVRVRVGEERFWYQPVIVTDAEAPMAAGRELWGYGKKLAALTWSGRDAGGPGTEQLVMTVERPRGLRLMTMSMQPERLLPAAELVTLATAEMLPTLSHRLVPASEPGRPPVVDELVAVDVRARTHRGADGRPELWRGRGAVEIGAGSAADPWHVFRPVRVLDAFTAVTDFTLPLGRVVPRP from the coding sequence GTGAGCAGCCGCGACCAGCGGGTCTCGCTGCCGGTCTCGATGCCGATCGCCGCGCCGCTCTACCCGCCCCCGCCCTACGAGTTCCGCGCGGCCCGGCAGACCTGGGTCGTCTACGAGGCCGACGCGGCCGGCCTGGCGGCGTACCTCCCCGCCGGGGTGGAGCCCGACAGCGACCCCGCGACGTGCGCCGCGTGGGCCTGCCACTACCCGACCTCGACCTTCGGCCCCTACCTCGAGGCCTACCTCGTCGTGCGGGTGCGCGTCGGCGAGGAGCGGTTCTGGTACCAGCCGGTCATCGTCACCGACGCGGAGGCGCCGATGGCCGCCGGGCGCGAGCTGTGGGGGTACGGCAAGAAGCTGGCGGCGCTCACCTGGTCGGGTCGCGACGCCGGCGGTCCGGGCACCGAGCAGCTGGTGATGACCGTCGAACGCCCTCGCGGCCTCCGGCTGATGACCATGTCGATGCAGCCGGAGCGGCTGCTCCCCGCCGCGGAGCTGGTCACCCTGGCGACGGCGGAGATGCTGCCGACGCTGAGCCACCGGCTCGTCCCCGCATCCGAGCCGGGCCGGCCGCCGGTGGTCGACGAGCTCGTCGCCGTCGACGTCCGCGCCCGCACCCACCGCGGGGCCGACGGCCGCCCGGAGCTGTGGCGTGGTCGCGGTGCCGTCGAGATAGGTGCGGGCAGCGCGGCGGACCCCTGGCACGTCTTCCGACCCGTCCGGGTCCTCGACGCCTTCACCGCCGTCACCGACTTCACCCTGCCGCTGGGCCGCGTCGTCCCGCGGCCCTGA